The Phlebotomus papatasi isolate M1 chromosome 3, Ppap_2.1, whole genome shotgun sequence genomic sequence TCGGCTCCATCTATCTTTTCTCCaatgaataaaatatctcaatgtaatttttattttccttctgATCTTCTCTATTCTATCTTAGAGATTAATCAATCtctaaaataaatgaaagaacATTTTTagctttgaaattttgaatcattCAATTGTATTCCGTCAAGTAATTCTCGAATTACTCAATGCATCTGACCGAGTATTTTGATTGGAATTTGCGATTCGCGCATGAATGATTCATTAATGCAAGTGaataaattggaaaatattcaaagtGAAAAGAGACTTATTGAACACAagaggagttttttttttgtgttttgtctCTAGTGAAGATCTTTCTTCCAGAGTCCCCATCCTCTGGCGCCGCCACCGCGTCCGGCCGCCGTCCTGACCACTGAAACTGTGCATGTGAATGTGAGCACAAGTTCATCTCCAACACGTTCCTCTGGCCCTGAAATGAATCACCAATCGGGGAAACAGCCCTCGGTGGCGGTGATTGAGGTGCCATCGACAAGATCTGGAGGAGATTCTGGTGGTGGGATGAGGACAATTGAATTGTCCACTGGACGTATCCGGGAGGGCTTTGCCAATGGAGATATTATTGTGACCCTTTTGCCAGTCAATACAAAATGGCCTTGGGTGACACCAGCCATCTTCCGGCCCGAACTGGTGCCGGAAGAACTGATGGCTCAGGGATTGACATTGACTGTGGAGGAATATGTGCATGCCATGGAGACTCTGGTCAATGACTATCGGTTCACCCTTTACAATGTCTGCTATAAGCGTGTTCTGGTTTGTTGGATACTCTTTGCTTTTGCCGTCCTTCTGGGTTTGCTCTTTTCCGGACTCACGGGCATCACGTTGTTCGTGTTGGGTGTTGCCTGGCTCTTCCTCAATGCTGCAGCCATCTTTCTGTGCATGTGGATCAAGCTGAAACTGTCACGGGGACTGGAGAAATGCCTGGCTCTGGTCAATAAACAATTGCTACGGCACAAAATCCTACTGGCTCTGGATGATCGTGGAAAGATTTCCTGTCACAAAGTCAATCTGTGCTTCCTTTACTTCGATTCCAGTCAATGTGTCAGCTACTTAAATGACTTCATAGCCAGGCATGAGCAGAGTGGGGATGCTGTTCCGCGGGGATGGGAATCAAGGATGGATCTGGGAGCAGCGGACATTGTCATTCAAGGCAGCACAACTACACGCGTCTCCAGAAAACAGGTTAGTGAATATCCTTTTGTGCTATTCCTCCTTCTATCTTTCTGTGATGAATCTGAATGGGACACGTTGGGTTTAGTTCTGGGCATATTAAAGAGTTTTATTGGCAGGAGCAAGGAGGCACTTAGTGCAGTTAGTGAATaccaaattaataaattatttcagaGAAAATTGGAAATCTACTGACCTTTATTTGGTCATACACGAAATcctttgataataatttataataaaaactttttcGTACATCGGAAGTTTGCAGAATCACTGCTAGGGGCGCTGGTAACaaaaaatttgacaaatttaattttaattttaaagttgccAAAAATTAGCATGGGTTCTCTATATTACAAAATTCTAAACACTGTatttccggttctatttgaccaaatttaatgACTAAAGGCGCAAAGGAAGGGTTTCGCAAAATTCTAGTACTTTCTCAAACATCCGAACTTCGAAGGACCAATGTAAGAGGcgcaaaatcaatttctataccACCTCGACTAAGCAttcataacactgtgcaacagcaaaaaatgttttttcaaaTAACCGGTATTTTCGGGTTTCTTGGTGTCTCCCGAGTACATATCCCGAAGAAAGTAACTTACTTTCTCAGTTGCAGTCCGGATTCCGTAAACATCACAGCACGATTAGTGCGCTGTTACGTGTACATCACGACATCTGTGTCAGTCTTGATCAAAAACAGTTCTCAATCCTCATTCTATTAGATTTTTCTAAGGCTTTTGACAGTATCAACCacgaaatttttctaaataaattggaAACTTTATATTCGTTTTCTTCCTCCAGCATAAAACTGCTCAAATCGTATCTATCTGGCAGAACTCAATCAGTTAAAATTGACGATATTATTTCGTCCCCTTTACCTCTTTCCAGGGGAATTGATCAGGGTTCGGTACTTGGACCACTTCTTTTTTCTATATATGTTAACGATCTCTCCTCAGCTTTAGTTAATCATAGTTTCCACTTATATGCTGACGACTTGCAAATTTATCTTTTTGGAGATATTCGGGTTCCTGAGAAATGTTTCGATGATGCAAATAACATCCTGAATTCCGTTTCACGATGGGCGTCTTCTAACGATCTTCTCCTTAACTCGAAGAAGTCACAGGTTATGATTGTGTCAAGTAATCGGCTTCGTCCTTCCCCAATCCCCATTTTTCTCAATGGCGAGGAAATTCCCTGCGTCTATAAAGTCAGGAATcttggaataattttcaatgataCTCTGACTTGGGACGATCACACTTCTTACATTTGTAAAAGAGTGAACTTCTCCCATTTCACCCTTCGTAGACATCGTTTCTACACTCCTCAGAGTGTCCGGCTTCTTTTAGTGCGAGCTCTGCTCATTCCTTTATTTTCCTATGGTGCTGAACTGTTCTTTTCATGTGATAAAGCTTCTTTAAGACGTCTCCAAGTTGCATTCAACACCTGCTTACGTTATATTTTCAATCTTCGTACTTATGATCATATCTCTCCTTTTGCTAATTCTATCTTAGGGCAATCCTTACCACGCTTTCTGGAGTCACGAGCCGTCGAATTCATTTGCCGTATTTTATTAACTAAACAACCTGAGTATTTAACCGAGTTTCTCGTGCCTGGCTCATCCACCAGGTCTTCCTGTCTCGTCGTGCCCAGATCGTTGAGCCGCACTCACCACAATTGACTTTTTGTATTAGGTGTATCTCTCTGGAATGAATTACCGAGAGAGAGAAAACGGCGATTGATCCAAGCCTTTGTGACGTCTTgactgcttttttttcttgcctttggttgttttcttttttttctcttcttttcacTTCTGTTAAACTGTACTGTCCTTTccctggcttatacaacctgagaaggagcatttccaccgtttagctctggagtaggttggtcaccaacgctgagacggcggtgGTGCAAATAATTTCCTGCCTGTAATGTTGCCTCTAAGAAACACACAGTTTCAAAGgcagattttcatttaaaataaataacccTATTGTTCCTTCTCAAATACGATGTCAAAGATCCGTCGTAGTGTTCTCATTTCAGACTCGGCTAAGAGTGCGCAATTCTGTTTGCAGAGGACTCATATTTCAGACAAATACGAAGGGACTAACAGGGTCATCTAATGCAATGGGAACTTTCCTCACATGCTTAAGGCTCTGGAccgaaaatttgttaaatttagtTGTCGAAACTCAGGTGTGGTTTCGGGTGAAGATGCTGCCCTGCATCAATAGTTAGAAAATTCCCCACTGGTCACTTTGAAAGAGCTTCACGTGAAATGATCACTTTGAGTGTAGTATTATCATTTATCGTATCGTGATAtttgtattacaaggtaataattttttacaatgtcaCTACAGCCCGTTGTGAAATAATTCACTAAAAGTCCATAGACCACCCAAAACAGCCTTTTTAGATTTTGGGTGCTTTTGACGCGCGTTTAAGGCTAACTTCAGAATGACAATTGAAACCCAGTAACCAATGGGTATGAGGAAGAATCAAACCCTATAAATAATGTCTCCGAGGAAacgcaagaaaaaaatcaaacccTATAAATAATGTCTCTGAGGAAACAGTCCGATTCCTTACAAAAATTGAAGCGACTttgtgaaaacaaaaaaaaaagaatgacatttagattaaccctctaacgggtaagaccacctccaggcggtcattctataaatcgcatttactgctataatattacttatttgaagttgaaatacctacagtgtcctcagttatagtcttactaacttattttctgaagctgaactcattttgaccttccgtttgcttacaatcttcagttttgtgtgacaggtcagagaaaaaacaacaaaatgtcgctcgcgacattttgcgttttcaagtgcaaaaaagattgttttaaagtaatctaactttagtaagaatcttatttcctgaaagatatgttcttctagtgtgtatatttcaattgataaatgtgaaaaaactagaagtaagagttttagaagaaaaaaaggaagaccgcctgtgggcggtcttatccgttcaagggtaaaattttcaaaaattaccgatatttttatttaattgttttggttgttctggtaaaatatattattattttgcaagatattaatcatggaaaacaattgagattacacgaagactaTCCAGAAtaagtaaaatggtcgatttctgcgaattaagcaaaattgataaagaagcagacttcaacagtgatgatgagttccctaatccgtcctttaatgccccagatcgtgaaataaaaccagaagatgagcaatatatttcaaaggaccttcaaattatacaagaaggtgacgttttcatagctgatctTTGACCTATTCagtaaaaatcagtcttattgaaacaccttgagcttcgttaacgtctaattataaaaattataaacgtttttttcctaaaaattatcattttttagataatcatacaacattcatccataaaaaacgtttaaaattcatttattttactatttgttcactatttttcaattaaaatatttcagtctttttatgccttaaacggatatgaccgcctggaggcggtctttaccttttatcacctggcgcccaaacggaaagagataatgaagaatggatggtatttttgagttcagtggaccattaattaccctagacaaaattatttaactactttttttggatattaaagaaaacactgttagagggttaagataAGGCAAAAAGGAAAacatggtaatatttacaaaaaaaaaagaaagtggaCAACTtaggaaatttaattataaatggCATAAGCAAgtttaattaacaaaataactcagaaaatatattttgcatgGGTTATTGAGGTTATGTCTACAAAAGAAATCACTTTTGTGTGATAATCCAGCGATCACCAAATTTCAATTAagctgaaaaaataaatattatatgtatttttatctGAATTCTTATAACCTTAAAATCACACTAGCGAGTCAGTGCCACTTCCACATTTAGCACTTTTacttcgagaactgctgaccgatcagcatatttttgctgatcgactcagcaaaaattaTGCTGAAAATGTTGCTTTTTTCAGACGAATTTTTGGGAATAGCACCTCTAGCGTTAGCCTGACTAATTCAGGATGTTAAGGATGTGCACAGATGCCCAAAACATTTTAtctgaagaattcaaattcatcaCAGATTTATCCTTTCTTGCATGATTCCATTGTGTTACGAAACTTTTCAATGTCCCGTGAAAGAGAGTTTTTGGGGAATTTGAGGGCATTCAGGTGCAGTCCTCGGtaaatttcaaaatcatttgTGGTTTCAATGCTAACAAAAGAGATGTTTTCTCTACAAATTGATTCTCACTTTGCCTATTCAACACTCACACTTTTTCCCAATCGCCCATGTGGCCACAATAATGACCCTTTTTCCTGGTTCTCCTGGACACTTTGTCATCCATTGTCATCAAATCAAAAGACCGTTGGCGAGGAGCTCTTCCTGCGGTATTTGCAGCGCTGGGGTAAGGATTTCCTACGTCGTCGCCTCGATTGGATTCTCGAGGAGAATGGACTGAGTGGGAGTCCGAGGCATCTCCAAGTGGCCATCTGTCCGTGTCAGTATGCTGAGGAGATTGTTCTCAATAAGCCCAGGAAGGATCCGCGTCAGTGTTGTGCCTGTATCACCAATTGGTTCACTTCGCGTGGCATAAATTGTTGCTGAGGGCAATCTCTGCGGAACAACGAAACTTCTTCGACTTTTGCGCGATAGATTAACTTTCCTGGTGATGGTTTTCTGTTTTAACTCTTCTCTAGTAACACCTTtagttttgtttttctttctatttggTCCTGCTgctgcaaaaacaaaaattatcactCTCACGGTGGAGTCTTTTAACATCTCACCTCATTGTTAACAATTCTTGTTGATTGTTTGTTTTtgtaaattgttatattttttgtgtgtattCTCTGCACTATTTTGTTATCGCTccagtttttctatttataaatactTGTTTTTTATATAACTTCTGTTTCttctaaactatttttttttcaatggacAGAGTGGTATTAGGGGTATTTAGAGGTAAATTCGTGAAAGAATGATTAGAATCGGAAAAAAAGAGAAGGCAATTGGCATAAAAGTGAGTCACGGGATTGAGAAGTATTTTACGTTGCTGAAAAGATCTAATTTCCAGAGGTCTTGAGCAATTTTGTAGTCTGGAAAAATATTTAGCAGTGTTCTTATTGACCGTGACATTGAATTTGAGTCATAAAAGTTTGACTGAATTTGAGTGGTTTGTTTAGCATAAAAACttgaatacaaaaaattgctgatttttattttagctattaaattattacaaattgttttaggttatgttagacCTAACCTCAAAACTTCTTGATTATTAAACTAAATCCTCCAGAATTTGACCGTGATTTCTAAGAGAAAACGTCCAATGTTAAACTTCAGTCGAGttcttcaaatttgaacgacggttgcattcaaaaaaGTGAATGAAAAGTCAAGTTTCCTGTATACACGTCAAATTATCGATACTTTTAAAGAAACCCCGGTTATCCTTTTATCATTACCAAGTGATTTAAATATGAAGAACTTGACAGTATTGCtgattttctgaattttacatagaATACTAGGTTAtggcatacataacctcaaattcaaataatacAATTCAAGCTCTGAGTCTCAAATATTTGCTAGACCTTTAACCTTCTTTGATAATTGGATGAGAGTATAATATAATCGGTACAAAGTTAACttctttttgaggttatgttttcaaatttcggaGGATGATAAGAGATTATTAGAAAAGTTGATCAAGACTTTCAATTTGAAGACTGTTTTGCGAGATTTTGGGAAAGGGGCTGGATTAATATTAATACAGTTGCTAAAGtacaaaagtgaggttagaaTTTTAGGGTTATACCGCTCTGTCCATACATTTTCCTTTCTAAAAACAAGCAAAAAGTGAATGATTGCAAGAATGCAAGTGAAAGAGGGATTGTGAGTGCGCGCTCTAATCGTCTTCGTGGTGTTGCAGGAGAGAGCCACTCTGCTCTACCTGAGGTACGCCTCCAGGTGGGGCAATGAAGCCGTCCGGGGCCTCATTGATGTTTCTGTTGTGGATCCGGCGAGACACTGCGCCACATCGCAGTGCCCGTGCCAGTACATTGAGCAGCACCTTTCCTGCAAGCCACGAGGCAAGTTCAAATTTTTCAGTATTCTCTACTGGGTTCTGGCCTCTGAACGCTATGACTGATTTTctcttaaacaaaaaaataatttttcccctCCACTATCTTTCTCCCACCTCCTTTTTCACAATTTctgtacaaatttttatttaattttaatcacaaaaaaacaattatgtttcttttttctcttgtaTGTTTTTGTAAATCTTTTCAACGCCCCAAAAAACGGCCTTTATTCCTCCTGCACACGACTGTTTACTTTGACTTTTATGTAAAACATGGCATCGTTGTGTGACTCAACAAAACATTTGTAAAATCTACTAATATGTTTTCTCACgttaaatatgtaattattcattattttgtgttttttttttattctctcatCGCTCTTAACACTTCATTTTTTGACCAACATTcccattttctatttttgaataaaattattatcactaaaaaataattttaaaaaataaaaataataaaattaacacGTCAGGAGATGGATCATGTTTGTTAAAAATCTGCTACGAAGTTAACAGCAGAGATACAAGAATAATAGCCTAGCTAAATGACCTTTTAAATATtacgtaaaaaaaacaaaagaaagat encodes the following:
- the LOC129807816 gene encoding transmembrane protein 268 isoform X2; this encodes MSEKDEVDRVTKEQRTETAENGGVVTPDVITSSARGIDSSEAKDTTPRAPTKSHWVKFDDPDEADRKPEDTSPHPLAPPPRPAAVLTTETVHVNVSTSSSPTRSSGPEMNHQSGKQPSVAVIEVPSTRSGGDSGGGMRTIELSTGRIREGFANGDIIVTLLPVNTKWPWVTPAIFRPELVPEELMAQGLTLTVEEYVHAMETLVNDYRFTLYNVCYKRVLVCWILFAFAVLLGLLFSGLTGITLFVLGVAWLFLNAAAIFLCMWIKLKLSRGLEKCLALVNKQLLRHKILLALDDRGKISCHKVNLCFLYFDSSQCVSYLNDFIARHEQSGDAVPRGWESRMDLGAADIVIQGSTTTRVSRKQERATLLYLRYASRWGNEAVRGLIDVSVVDPARHCATSQCPCQYIEQHLSCKPRGDGSCLLKICYEVNSRDTRIIA
- the LOC129807816 gene encoding transmembrane protein 268 isoform X3, whose amino-acid sequence is MSEKDEVDRVTKEQRTETAENGGVVTPDVITSSARGIDSSEAKDTTPRAPTKSHWVKFDDPDEADRKPEDTSPHPLAPPPRPAAVLTTETVHVNVSTSSSPTRSSGPEMNHQSGKQPSVAVIEVPSTRSGGDSGGGMRTIELSTGRIREGFANGDIIVTLLPVNTKWPWVTPAIFRPELVPEELMAQGLTLTVEEYVHAMETLVNDYRFTLYNVCYKRVLVCWILFAFAVLLGLLFSGLTGITLFVLGVAWLFLNAAAIFLCMWIKLKLSRGLEKCLALVNKQLLRHKILLALDDRGKISCHKVNLCFLYFDSSQCVSYLNDFIARHEQSGDAVPRGWESRMDLGAADIVIQGSTTTRVSRKQERATLLYLRYASRWGNEAVRGLIDVSVVDPARHCATSQCPCQYIEQHLSCKPRGYPCSCCASVTDPNVMYV
- the LOC129807816 gene encoding uncharacterized protein LOC129807816 isoform X1 — its product is MSEKDEVDRVTKEQRTETAENGGVVTPDVITSSARGIDSSEAKDTTPRAPTKSHWVKFDDPDEADRKPEDTSPHPLAPPPRPAAVLTTETVHVNVSTSSSPTRSSGPEMNHQSGKQPSVAVIEVPSTRSGGDSGGGMRTIELSTGRIREGFANGDIIVTLLPVNTKWPWVTPAIFRPELVPEELMAQGLTLTVEEYVHAMETLVNDYRFTLYNVCYKRVLVCWILFAFAVLLGLLFSGLTGITLFVLGVAWLFLNAAAIFLCMWIKLKLSRGLEKCLALVNKQLLRHKILLALDDRGKISCHKVNLCFLYFDSSQCVSYLNDFIARHEQSGDAVPRGWESRMDLGAADIVIQGSTTTRVSRKQTVGEELFLRYLQRWGKDFLRRRLDWILEENGLSGSPRHLQVAICPCQYAEEIVLNKPRKDPRQCCACITNWFTSRGINCC